Proteins encoded by one window of Mycolicibacterium sp. ND9-15:
- a CDS encoding alpha/beta hydrolase, with translation MSAMWRVGRTVSAFAVVFIIACPVGAATPVDRSGQVYGQPPAWSGCERFIDDGAETASIPTARCGTVSVPIDYAKPEGVQAQLVVIRVPATGDRIGVLVVNPGGPGASAVDTVAGMGAVLADSEIGRRFDLVGIDPRGVGHSTPELRCRTDAEFDAFRREPLADYSPAGVAHIERLYEQFARACTDRNGVEFLAGVGTATSARDMDVVRAALGEDQLNYLGFSYGTRLGAAYAEQYPDRVRAMVLDGAVDPQLDPIDQRIRQMAGFQAAFDDYASDCATSAGCPLGTDPARFVERYHQLVDPLVQRPGPTSEPRGLSYQDAITGTVNALYTRQHWKFLTSGLLGLQRGTDAGDLLLLADEYQGRDASGHYTNQQDAFTAIGCVDAAYPSDAATWAEVDRRVRGAAPFLSYGAFTGFAPRDVCTMWPVPPTSSPHPASSPGPGKVVVVSTTRDPATPYQAGVDLARQMDARLITFDGTQHTVVFNGDACVDTAVVDFLVDSVLPPAGLRC, from the coding sequence ATGTCAGCCATGTGGCGGGTGGGGCGGACGGTGTCGGCGTTCGCGGTGGTGTTCATCATCGCCTGCCCCGTCGGCGCCGCGACGCCCGTGGACCGATCCGGCCAGGTGTACGGTCAGCCGCCGGCGTGGAGCGGATGTGAACGATTCATCGACGACGGCGCCGAGACGGCTTCGATCCCGACCGCCCGGTGCGGCACCGTCTCCGTACCCATCGACTACGCGAAACCCGAAGGCGTACAAGCGCAACTAGTTGTCATCCGGGTGCCGGCCACCGGCGACCGGATCGGGGTGCTGGTGGTCAACCCCGGCGGGCCCGGAGCATCGGCGGTCGACACCGTCGCGGGCATGGGCGCCGTGCTGGCCGACTCGGAGATCGGGCGCCGCTTCGATCTGGTCGGTATCGACCCACGTGGTGTCGGACACTCGACCCCGGAGTTGCGCTGCCGCACCGACGCCGAGTTCGACGCGTTCCGCCGCGAACCGCTGGCCGACTACAGCCCGGCCGGCGTCGCACACATCGAGCGGCTGTACGAGCAGTTCGCACGGGCGTGCACCGACAGGAATGGTGTCGAGTTCCTGGCCGGCGTCGGTACCGCGACCTCGGCGCGCGACATGGACGTCGTGCGCGCGGCGCTCGGCGAGGACCAGCTCAACTATCTCGGTTTCTCGTACGGCACCCGCCTCGGCGCCGCCTACGCCGAGCAGTACCCCGACCGGGTTCGGGCCATGGTGCTCGACGGCGCGGTCGACCCGCAGCTCGACCCGATCGACCAGCGGATCCGCCAGATGGCCGGTTTCCAGGCGGCGTTCGACGACTATGCGAGCGACTGCGCCACGTCGGCGGGCTGCCCGCTGGGCACCGACCCCGCCCGGTTCGTCGAGCGCTACCACCAGTTGGTCGATCCCCTGGTGCAGCGGCCAGGCCCCACGTCCGAGCCGCGCGGGCTCAGCTACCAGGACGCGATCACGGGCACGGTGAACGCGCTGTACACGCGGCAACACTGGAAGTTCCTGACCAGCGGCCTGCTCGGACTGCAGCGCGGCACGGACGCCGGCGACCTGTTGCTGCTCGCCGACGAATACCAGGGCCGCGACGCATCGGGGCACTACACCAACCAGCAGGACGCGTTCACCGCGATCGGCTGCGTCGATGCCGCATATCCGTCGGACGCCGCCACGTGGGCCGAGGTGGACCGCCGGGTCCGCGGGGCCGCCCCGTTCCTGTCCTACGGTGCGTTCACCGGATTCGCCCCGCGCGACGTCTGCACGATGTGGCCGGTGCCGCCTACGTCGTCGCCGCACCCCGCCTCGTCACCGGGACCCGGCAAGGTGGTCGTCGTCTCCACCACCCGGGACCCCGCAACGCCGTACCAGGCGGGCGTCGACCTCGCCCGACAGATGGACGCGCGGCTGATCACCTTTGACGGCACCCAACACACGGTGGTCTTCAACGGCGACGCCTGCGTCGACACCGCGGTGGTCGACTTTCTCGTCGACTCGGTCCTGCCGCCCGCGGGCTTGCGGTGTTAG
- the glnA gene encoding type I glutamate--ammonia ligase: MDRQKEFVLRTLEERDIRFVRLWFTDVLGYLKSVAIAPAELEGAFEEGIGFDGSSIEGFARVSEADMVARPDPSTFQVLPWTDGSDRNHSARMFCDITMPDGSPSWADSRHVLRRQLAKASDLGFSCYVHPEIEFFLLKPGEDDGTVPVPADNGGYFDQAVHDSAPNFRRHAIDALEQMGISVEFSHHEGAPGQQEIDLRYADALSMADNVMTFRYVVKEVALADGVRASFMPKPFAEHPGSAMHTHMSLFEGDTNAFHSPDDPLQLSDVAKSFIAGILEHAKEISAVTNQWVNSYKRLVHGGEAPTAASWGAANRSALVRVPMYTPRKASSRRVEVRSPDSACNPYLTFAVLLAAGLRGIEKNYVLAPEAEDNVWTLTPEERIAMGYKELPGSLGAALTEMENSELVAEALGEHVFDYFLRNKRAEWENYRSHVTPFELKAYLSL; this comes from the coding sequence ATGGATCGGCAGAAGGAATTCGTGCTGCGCACGCTGGAGGAACGTGACATCCGCTTCGTCCGGCTGTGGTTCACCGATGTGCTCGGATACCTGAAGTCGGTCGCGATCGCTCCTGCCGAACTCGAGGGCGCGTTCGAGGAAGGCATCGGTTTCGACGGTTCCTCGATCGAGGGCTTCGCCCGGGTGTCGGAAGCCGACATGGTGGCCCGCCCCGACCCGTCCACGTTCCAGGTGCTGCCGTGGACGGACGGCTCGGACCGAAACCATTCGGCGCGGATGTTCTGCGACATCACCATGCCCGACGGTTCGCCCTCATGGGCGGACTCGCGCCACGTGCTGCGCAGGCAACTGGCCAAGGCCAGTGATCTCGGTTTTTCCTGCTATGTGCATCCGGAGATCGAGTTCTTCTTACTGAAGCCGGGCGAGGACGACGGCACGGTGCCGGTGCCCGCGGACAACGGCGGATACTTCGACCAGGCCGTGCATGATTCGGCGCCAAACTTCCGCCGCCACGCCATCGACGCGCTCGAGCAGATGGGCATCTCGGTCGAGTTCAGCCACCACGAGGGCGCGCCCGGCCAGCAGGAGATCGACCTGCGCTACGCCGACGCGCTGTCGATGGCCGACAACGTGATGACGTTCCGCTACGTCGTCAAGGAGGTCGCGCTCGCCGACGGGGTGCGCGCGTCGTTCATGCCGAAGCCCTTCGCCGAACACCCCGGATCGGCCATGCACACGCACATGAGCCTGTTCGAGGGCGACACCAACGCCTTTCACAGCCCCGACGACCCGCTGCAACTCTCCGATGTCGCCAAGTCGTTCATCGCGGGCATCCTCGAGCACGCCAAGGAGATCAGCGCCGTCACCAATCAGTGGGTGAATTCCTACAAGCGCCTCGTGCACGGCGGCGAGGCGCCGACGGCGGCCTCGTGGGGTGCGGCGAATCGCTCGGCGCTGGTACGGGTTCCGATGTACACGCCGCGGAAGGCCTCCTCGCGGCGCGTCGAGGTTCGCAGCCCGGACTCGGCGTGCAACCCTTACCTGACGTTCGCGGTGCTGCTCGCCGCGGGGCTGCGGGGTATCGAGAAGAACTACGTGCTGGCACCCGAGGCAGAGGACAACGTCTGGACCCTCACCCCGGAGGAGCGCATCGCGATGGGTTACAAGGAGTTGCCCGGCAGCCTCGGTGCCGCGCTCACCGAGATGGAGAACTCCGAACTGGTCGCGGAAGCATTGGGCGAGCACGTCTTCGACTACTTCCTGCGCAACAAGCGCGCGGAGTGGGAGAACTACCGCAGCCACGTCACGCCGTTCGAGCTGAAGGCCTACCTGTCTCTCTAA
- a CDS encoding bifunctional [glutamine synthetase] adenylyltransferase/[glutamine synthetase]-adenylyl-L-tyrosine phosphorylase — translation MAKPATQRPKLPSVGRLGLVEPTAPADLDLLGWNTDAHVELLWSLSRAPDADTALRTMVRLAEAIDAGWDELNRALLTNRSLRGRLFAVLGSSLALGDHLVAHPQNWRLLAGDVTLPPADALREMFVAQADEASDTTSALQPLRKLYRDRLLVLASLDLAPTVENEPVLPFPTVGEHLSDLADAALAAALHLAIKTTGGDSPPRLAIIAMGKCGARELNYVSDVDVIFVAEPADALATRVAGELMRFAADAFFEVDAGLRPEGKHGQLVRTLDSHVAYYQRWAKTWEFQALMKARPAAGDPELGRAYIEAVTPMVWTACEREDFVSEVQAMRRRVEELVPARQRSREIKLGTGGLRDVEFAVQLLQLVHGRNDEALHVASTVGALDALGKRGYVGRDDAANLTASYEFLRLLEHRLQLQRLVRTHLLPDEEDDEALRWLARAAHVRPDGTRDALGVLREELKRQSLRVSRLHEKLFYQPLLESVGQPALSMSDGMTQEAAERQLAALGYEGPQSALTHLAALTSSSARRGRVQQVLLPTLLNWLSDTPDPDAGLLSYRRISDALSDQRWFLATLRDESAVAKRLMKVLGTSAYVPELLMRAPEVIQSYADGPDGPKLLDTEPDAVARALVASAARYPDPQRAIAAARTLRRRELARIASADLLGMLEVTEVCRALTAVWVAVLQAALEAVIRANTSDRGPLARIAVIGMGRLGGGELGYGSDADVMFVCEPEPGVEESDAVRWAVTIAEQVRTLLGTPSSDPPLEVDANLRPEGRNGPLVRTLASYQAYYARYVQTWEVQALLRADCVAGDPDLGERFLLMIDKVRYPPGGVSAEAVQEIRRIKARVDAERLPRGADPNTHTKLGRGGLADIEWTVQLLQLRYAHKVPALHNTSTLQSLNAIGVAELIAEGDVELLRQAWLTATSARNALVLVRGKPTDQLPGGGRQLNAVAVAAGWDTDDGGEFLDNYLRVTRRAKAVVRKVFGGEA, via the coding sequence GTGGCCAAACCTGCGACGCAGCGTCCGAAGCTGCCGAGCGTAGGCCGGCTGGGGCTCGTCGAACCCACCGCGCCCGCGGACCTCGACCTGCTGGGCTGGAACACCGACGCGCACGTCGAACTGCTCTGGTCGTTGTCGCGTGCCCCCGACGCCGACACCGCGCTGCGCACGATGGTCCGACTCGCCGAGGCGATCGACGCCGGCTGGGACGAACTCAACCGCGCTCTGCTCACCAACCGAAGCCTGCGGGGACGGCTGTTCGCTGTGCTGGGTTCCTCGCTGGCCCTCGGCGACCACCTCGTCGCCCATCCGCAGAACTGGCGGCTGCTCGCCGGCGACGTCACGCTACCGCCCGCCGACGCCTTGCGCGAGATGTTCGTCGCGCAGGCCGACGAAGCATCCGACACGACGAGCGCACTGCAGCCGCTGCGCAAGCTCTACCGCGACCGGCTGCTGGTGCTGGCCAGTCTCGACCTGGCGCCGACGGTGGAGAACGAGCCGGTCCTGCCGTTCCCGACCGTCGGCGAGCACCTCTCGGATCTCGCCGACGCGGCGCTGGCCGCCGCGCTGCACCTCGCGATCAAGACGACCGGTGGGGACTCGCCGCCCCGCTTGGCGATCATCGCGATGGGCAAATGCGGTGCGCGCGAACTCAATTACGTCAGCGACGTCGACGTCATCTTCGTCGCTGAGCCCGCCGACGCGTTGGCGACCCGGGTGGCCGGGGAGCTGATGCGGTTCGCCGCCGACGCCTTCTTCGAAGTGGACGCCGGACTGCGGCCGGAGGGTAAGCACGGTCAACTGGTGCGCACGCTGGACTCGCACGTCGCGTATTACCAGCGCTGGGCCAAGACCTGGGAGTTCCAGGCGTTGATGAAGGCCCGACCGGCCGCCGGCGATCCCGAGCTGGGCCGGGCCTACATCGAGGCGGTGACGCCGATGGTGTGGACGGCCTGCGAGCGCGAAGACTTCGTGTCTGAGGTGCAGGCGATGCGCAGGCGGGTCGAGGAACTGGTGCCCGCCCGTCAGCGGTCGCGGGAGATCAAGCTGGGTACCGGCGGGCTGCGCGACGTCGAGTTCGCGGTGCAACTGCTGCAGCTGGTGCACGGCCGCAACGACGAGGCGCTGCACGTCGCATCGACGGTCGGCGCGCTGGACGCGCTCGGCAAACGGGGGTATGTCGGGCGCGACGATGCGGCGAACCTCACGGCGTCATACGAGTTCCTGCGGTTGCTCGAGCACCGGCTGCAGTTGCAGCGGCTGGTGCGTACCCACCTGCTCCCCGACGAGGAGGACGACGAAGCGCTGCGCTGGCTGGCCAGGGCCGCCCACGTGCGCCCCGACGGGACCCGGGATGCGCTCGGTGTGTTGCGTGAAGAGCTCAAGCGACAGAGCCTGCGGGTGTCGCGGCTGCACGAGAAGCTGTTCTACCAGCCGCTGCTGGAATCGGTTGGCCAACCGGCACTGAGCATGTCGGACGGCATGACCCAAGAGGCCGCCGAACGGCAGCTGGCGGCCCTGGGATACGAAGGCCCGCAGAGCGCGCTGACACACCTGGCCGCGCTGACCAGTAGCAGCGCCCGTCGCGGCCGGGTGCAGCAGGTCTTGTTGCCGACCCTGCTCAATTGGCTGTCCGACACGCCCGATCCGGACGCGGGCCTGCTGTCCTACCGCCGCATCAGCGATGCGCTGTCCGACCAGCGGTGGTTCCTCGCGACGCTGCGCGACGAGAGCGCCGTCGCCAAGCGGCTGATGAAGGTGTTGGGCACCTCGGCCTACGTTCCGGAGTTGCTCATGCGCGCACCGGAGGTCATCCAGTCCTACGCCGACGGCCCCGACGGGCCCAAGCTGCTCGACACCGAACCCGATGCGGTCGCGCGGGCGTTGGTCGCTTCGGCCGCAAGATATCCCGATCCGCAGCGGGCGATCGCGGCCGCGCGCACACTACGCAGGCGTGAACTGGCGCGGATCGCCTCGGCCGATCTGCTCGGCATGCTCGAAGTCACCGAGGTGTGTCGCGCGCTGACGGCCGTCTGGGTCGCGGTGCTGCAGGCCGCGCTGGAGGCGGTGATCCGCGCCAACACGTCGGACCGGGGACCGCTGGCTCGCATCGCGGTGATCGGGATGGGCCGGTTGGGCGGCGGCGAATTGGGCTACGGCTCGGATGCCGATGTGATGTTCGTATGCGAACCCGAACCCGGAGTCGAGGAATCGGATGCGGTGAGGTGGGCGGTGACGATCGCCGAGCAGGTGCGCACGCTGCTCGGGACGCCGAGCTCCGACCCGCCGCTGGAGGTCGACGCGAACCTGCGCCCGGAGGGCCGCAACGGCCCGCTGGTGCGTACCCTCGCCTCGTACCAGGCCTACTACGCGCGGTATGTGCAGACGTGGGAGGTGCAGGCGCTGTTACGGGCCGATTGCGTGGCAGGCGATCCCGACCTCGGCGAGCGGTTCCTGCTGATGATCGACAAGGTCCGTTACCCGCCCGGCGGTGTGTCCGCCGAAGCGGTGCAGGAGATTCGGCGGATCAAGGCGCGGGTTGACGCCGAACGGCTGCCGCGCGGCGCCGACCCGAACACCCATACCAAGCTGGGACGCGGGGGACTGGCCGACATCGAGTGGACGGTGCAGTTGCTGCAGCTGCGGTATGCGCACAAGGTGCCCGCACTGCACAACACGTCGACGCTGCAGTCACTCAACGCGATCGGCGTCGCCGAACTGATCGCCGAGGGCGATGTCGAACTGCTGCGCCAGGCGTGGCTGACGGCGACCAGCGCGCGCAACGCGCTGGTGCTGGTGCGGGGTAAGCCCACCGATCAACTGCCCGGAGGCGGCCGCCAGTTGAATGCCGTTGCGGTGGCCGCCGGTTGGGACACCGACGACGGTGGCGAGTTCCTCGACAACTACCTGCGGGTGACGAGGCGGGCAAAGGCAGTGGTGCGCAAGGTATTCGGCGGTGAGGCATAG
- a CDS encoding PaaI family thioesterase yields MSMDFGFDSISDEEYQRQRALYGPLTDAVRKLIYASLHTEIDETAVADAQAKIEAVTQLLESKHRSVTTTLRHEATGRPLAWANPAVGLRNAIAPPMIIHHEGDGRCWTEFTLSGAYEGPPGWVHGGICALVLDHLLGEAASEGLTQPKFTGTISLRYLRGTPLGRLRAEAFVERSEGVKTFARGYLIDAEGPTVEAEGVFIRPAWARDVG; encoded by the coding sequence ATGAGTATGGATTTCGGGTTCGACTCGATCAGCGACGAGGAGTACCAGCGGCAGCGAGCGCTGTACGGTCCGTTGACTGATGCGGTGCGGAAACTGATCTATGCGAGCCTGCACACCGAGATCGACGAGACCGCGGTCGCCGATGCCCAAGCGAAAATCGAGGCAGTCACCCAGCTGCTGGAGAGCAAGCACCGTTCGGTGACCACGACCTTGCGTCACGAGGCCACCGGACGTCCGCTGGCGTGGGCGAACCCGGCCGTCGGACTGCGCAATGCGATTGCACCCCCGATGATCATCCATCATGAAGGCGACGGTCGCTGTTGGACCGAGTTCACGCTGAGCGGCGCGTATGAAGGGCCGCCGGGGTGGGTGCACGGCGGTATCTGCGCGTTGGTGCTCGACCACCTGCTTGGTGAGGCCGCGAGCGAAGGCCTGACCCAGCCGAAGTTCACCGGTACCATCTCGCTTCGCTATCTGCGCGGAACGCCGCTGGGTCGATTACGCGCGGAGGCGTTCGTGGAGCGGTCCGAGGGTGTCAAGACATTCGCGCGTGGCTATCTGATCGACGCCGAGGGGCCCACCGTGGAGGCGGAGGGCGTCTTCATCCGGCCGGCATGGGCCAGGGACGTCGGATGA
- a CDS encoding TIGR03619 family F420-dependent LLM class oxidoreductase: MKFYVSLAFLDTQQVVEIATAADDLGYEGLAIPDHVVNLETLRTPYPYTKDGRRRWEAFTDWPDPWVLIGGLALVTSRARFVTTVYLPAMRDPYSAAKSIGTAAVLAGGRLELGIGVGWCEEEFTLIGQQFARRGKRTDEMLELMKDLWKPGWTEFRGEFYQTPRLEMEPTPPPIPVYVGGLSDIALRRAARHNGWIGDLITTDRALERVAKLRELRAENGLGMDGFEILTPLTDAFTAEHFDRAAAGGVTGIITMPWMFYAGPQASLTEKIDGMKRFRKDLGLDR, encoded by the coding sequence ATGAAGTTCTACGTCAGCCTTGCTTTCCTCGACACCCAACAGGTTGTCGAAATCGCCACAGCTGCAGACGATCTCGGCTACGAGGGTCTCGCGATACCGGACCACGTCGTCAATCTCGAGACGTTGAGGACGCCGTACCCCTACACCAAGGACGGTCGACGCCGGTGGGAGGCGTTCACCGACTGGCCGGACCCGTGGGTGCTGATCGGCGGCCTGGCCCTGGTCACATCGCGGGCTCGGTTCGTCACCACGGTGTACCTGCCCGCGATGCGGGATCCGTACTCGGCGGCGAAGTCGATCGGCACAGCGGCCGTTCTGGCCGGTGGGCGCCTGGAACTCGGCATCGGCGTCGGCTGGTGCGAGGAAGAGTTCACGTTGATCGGCCAGCAGTTCGCGCGGCGCGGCAAACGCACCGACGAGATGCTCGAGCTGATGAAGGACTTGTGGAAACCGGGCTGGACCGAGTTCCGCGGCGAGTTCTATCAGACGCCCCGGCTGGAGATGGAACCCACGCCGCCGCCGATCCCCGTGTATGTGGGCGGGCTCTCGGACATCGCGTTACGCCGAGCGGCGCGTCACAACGGCTGGATCGGCGACCTCATCACCACCGACCGGGCGCTCGAACGGGTCGCCAAATTGCGCGAGTTGCGCGCCGAAAACGGCCTGGGGATGGACGGTTTCGAGATCCTGACGCCGCTGACCGACGCGTTCACCGCCGAGCACTTCGACCGCGCGGCGGCAGGCGGCGTCACCGGCATCATCACGATGCCCTGGATGTTCTACGCCGGTCCGCAGGCATCGCTGACCGAGAAGATCGACGGGATGAAGCGGTTCCGGAAGGACCTCGGTCTGGACCGCTAG
- a CDS encoding DoxX family protein, with product MTTFDARLSSYSSPLLSLFRIIAGLLFTLHGTMKMFGWPIGEAVPVGTWPLWWAGLIELVAGLLITVGLFTRIAAFIAAGEMAVAYFWMHWPPLDGPPASFWPIENGGEATLLYCFGFLALAGLGAGALSVDTRRGGGPGGARPSRVATGTAAPTGHATDEPVRRRGLLSRFRR from the coding sequence ATGACGACCTTCGATGCACGCCTCTCCAGTTACTCGTCACCGCTGCTGAGCCTGTTCCGGATCATCGCCGGACTGTTGTTCACCCTGCACGGCACGATGAAGATGTTCGGTTGGCCAATCGGTGAGGCCGTGCCGGTCGGCACCTGGCCGCTCTGGTGGGCCGGGCTGATCGAACTCGTCGCCGGTCTGTTGATCACTGTCGGATTATTCACGCGGATAGCGGCGTTCATCGCCGCCGGCGAAATGGCGGTCGCCTACTTCTGGATGCACTGGCCGCCGCTCGACGGTCCGCCGGCGAGTTTCTGGCCGATAGAGAACGGCGGAGAAGCCACGCTACTGTACTGCTTCGGTTTCCTTGCGCTGGCCGGGTTGGGCGCCGGGGCCTTGTCGGTCGACACCCGGCGAGGCGGTGGGCCAGGTGGTGCGAGACCGAGTCGCGTAGCCACGGGTACCGCCGCTCCCACCGGTCATGCCACCGACGAACCCGTCCGGCGTCGCGGCCTCCTCAGCCGATTTCGACGGTGA
- the glnA gene encoding type I glutamate--ammonia ligase, translating to MAEKTADDILKLIKDQDVEYVDIRFCDLPGVVQHFSIPATAFTQDVFEDGLAFDGSSVRGFQSIHESDMMLLPDPETARIDPFRAAKTLNMNFFVHDPFTREAYSRDPRNVARKAENYLASTGIADTAYFGAEAEFYIFDSVTFDSRINGTFYEVDSEAGWWNTGEPVEADGSANRGYKVRPKGGYFPVAPYDHYVDLRDKMATNLINAGFTLERGHHEVGTAGQAEINYKFNTMLHAADDVLLFKYIVKNTAWQAGKTVTFMPKPLFGDNGSGMHAHQSLWKEGQPLFHDESGYAGLSDIARHYIGGILHHAPSLLAFTNPTVNSYKRLVPGYEAPINLVYSQRNRSACVRIPITGNNPKAKRLEFRCPDSSGNPYLAFAAMLMAGIDGIKRKIEPQTPVDKDLYELPPEEAANIPQAPTSLSAVIDKLEEDHEYLTEGGVFTEDLIETWISYKRENEILPVQIRPHPYEVALYFDV from the coding sequence GTGGCAGAAAAGACCGCCGACGACATTCTCAAGCTGATCAAGGACCAGGACGTCGAATACGTCGACATCCGGTTCTGCGATCTGCCCGGCGTCGTTCAGCACTTCTCGATTCCGGCTACGGCCTTCACACAGGATGTCTTCGAGGACGGCCTGGCCTTCGACGGCTCGTCGGTGCGCGGATTCCAGTCGATCCACGAATCCGACATGATGTTGCTGCCGGACCCCGAGACCGCACGCATCGACCCGTTCCGCGCCGCGAAGACGCTGAACATGAACTTCTTCGTGCACGACCCGTTCACCCGCGAGGCCTACTCACGCGACCCCCGAAACGTCGCCCGCAAGGCGGAGAACTACCTGGCCAGCACCGGCATCGCCGACACGGCATACTTCGGCGCCGAGGCCGAGTTCTACATCTTCGACTCGGTGACCTTCGATTCGAGGATCAACGGCACCTTCTACGAGGTGGACTCCGAAGCCGGCTGGTGGAACACCGGCGAACCGGTCGAGGCCGACGGCAGCGCGAACCGTGGTTACAAGGTCCGGCCCAAGGGCGGCTACTTTCCGGTCGCGCCGTACGACCACTACGTGGACCTGCGCGACAAGATGGCCACCAACCTGATCAACGCCGGCTTCACCCTCGAGCGTGGCCACCACGAGGTGGGCACCGCGGGTCAGGCGGAGATCAACTACAAGTTCAACACGATGCTTCATGCCGCCGACGACGTGCTGCTGTTCAAGTACATCGTCAAGAACACCGCATGGCAGGCCGGCAAGACCGTGACCTTCATGCCCAAGCCGCTGTTCGGCGACAACGGGTCCGGCATGCATGCGCATCAGTCGCTGTGGAAGGAAGGCCAGCCGCTGTTCCACGACGAGTCCGGCTACGCGGGCCTGTCGGACATCGCGCGCCACTACATCGGCGGCATTCTGCACCACGCGCCGTCGTTGCTGGCGTTCACCAACCCGACGGTGAACTCCTACAAGCGCCTGGTGCCCGGCTACGAGGCGCCGATCAACCTGGTGTACAGCCAGCGCAACCGCTCGGCGTGTGTGCGTATCCCGATCACCGGCAACAACCCGAAGGCCAAACGCCTGGAGTTCCGCTGTCCCGACAGCTCGGGCAACCCGTACCTGGCGTTCGCCGCGATGCTGATGGCCGGCATCGACGGCATCAAGCGCAAGATCGAACCGCAGACCCCGGTCGACAAGGACCTCTACGAACTGCCGCCGGAGGAGGCCGCCAACATTCCGCAGGCGCCCACCTCGCTGTCGGCGGTCATCGACAAGCTCGAAGAGGACCACGAATACCTCACCGAGGGCGGGGTGTTCACCGAGGATCTGATCGAGACCTGGATCTCCTACAAGCGGGAGAACGAGATCCTGCCGGTACAGATCCGGCCGCACCCGTACGAGGTGGCGCTGTACTTCGACGTGTAA
- a CDS encoding RDD family protein gives MARTLGSWLSGPDPTSDTGPDDYPGQRLGLPETGPGSIARFGRRIAALMLDWFIAYGLVGFVVGLGLVSRDAFLYSSLGSTSIAVVWLVLGIVSVRLFGFTPGQWALGLRVASIDHRMHVGIGRATVRGLLVFFVIPALFTDRDFRGYQDRFTNTAVVRR, from the coding sequence ATGGCCCGAACACTGGGGTCCTGGCTGTCGGGTCCGGATCCGACCAGCGACACCGGACCCGACGACTATCCCGGACAGCGCCTCGGTTTGCCGGAGACCGGCCCCGGCTCGATCGCCAGGTTCGGCAGGCGCATCGCCGCGCTGATGCTCGACTGGTTCATCGCCTACGGGCTGGTGGGATTCGTGGTCGGGCTCGGGTTGGTGAGCCGGGATGCCTTTCTGTACTCGTCGCTGGGTTCCACGTCCATCGCGGTGGTGTGGCTGGTGCTCGGCATCGTCTCGGTGCGGCTGTTCGGCTTCACACCCGGACAGTGGGCGCTGGGCCTGCGGGTCGCCTCGATCGATCACCGCATGCACGTCGGGATCGGCCGCGCCACGGTGCGCGGGCTGCTGGTGTTCTTCGTCATACCCGCGCTGTTCACCGACCGGGACTTCCGGGGCTACCAGGACCGGTTCACGAACACCGCGGTGGTCCGGCGGTAA
- a CDS encoding DUF4191 domain-containing protein — protein MAKKRNPAEVKAAKAEAKAARKAASKQRRSQLWQAFQMQRKEDKRLLPYMIGAFVLIVAGSVALGLFAGGFTTYTMIPLGIVLGALVAFIIFGRRAQKSVYRKAEGQTGAAAWALDNLRGKWRVTPGVAATGHFDAVHRVIGRPGVIFVGEGSPSRVRPLLAQEKKRTARLVGDTPIYDVIIGNDEGEVPLAKLERHLNKLPANITVKQMDSLESRLAALGTKAGPAAMPKGPLPTQAKMRGVQRTVRRR, from the coding sequence ATGGCGAAGAAGCGCAATCCGGCTGAGGTCAAGGCTGCGAAAGCCGAGGCGAAGGCGGCCCGCAAAGCCGCGTCCAAGCAACGCCGCAGCCAGCTGTGGCAGGCGTTCCAGATGCAGCGCAAAGAGGACAAGCGGCTGCTGCCGTACATGATCGGTGCGTTCGTGCTGATCGTCGCCGGTTCCGTGGCGCTCGGACTCTTCGCGGGCGGCTTCACCACCTACACGATGATTCCGCTGGGCATCGTGCTCGGCGCGCTGGTGGCGTTCATCATCTTCGGCAGACGCGCGCAGAAGTCGGTCTACCGCAAGGCGGAGGGCCAGACGGGCGCGGCGGCATGGGCGCTGGACAACCTGAGGGGCAAGTGGCGGGTGACGCCCGGTGTCGCGGCGACCGGCCACTTCGATGCCGTGCACCGGGTGATCGGCAGGCCCGGCGTCATCTTCGTCGGCGAGGGTTCGCCGTCGCGGGTGCGGCCGCTGCTCGCGCAAGAGAAGAAACGCACCGCCCGACTGGTCGGCGACACCCCGATCTACGACGTCATCATCGGCAACGACGAAGGCGAAGTGCCACTGGCCAAATTGGAGCGCCACCTCAACAAGCTGCCCGCCAACATCACCGTCAAGCAGATGGACTCGCTGGAGTCGAGACTGGCCGCGCTGGGCACCAAGGCCGGGCCCGCCGCGATGCCGAAGGGGCCGCTGCCGACGCAGGCCAAGATGCGCGGCGTGCAGCGCACCGTGCGGAGGCGCTGA